The Sulfurospirillum deleyianum DSM 6946 nucleotide sequence CACTCAGGCTCACCTGCTTGGTAAAGTTTAACATTGGTAAAACCCTTGCTTTTTAAATGTCCCGCAACAATAGGACTTTTTTCGCAATCCCAACCGCCACAAAAAACAATAATCTCTTTATCTTTTGCAACTTTATCAAGCTGACCAATGTATTTGTCAATTTGTGTATCAGGAATATTTAAACTTGATGGAATCGTTCCGCCTAAATATTTTGGATTCGGACGTGCATCAATTAAAAGTGCTTTTGCGCCACTACGTGTACCATTGCCAACAGCAGCTTTAACATACGCATAATCAACGTCTTGAAGTTTAAATTTCTCCATTAAGCCCTTTACATGTGCCGTAGGAGCATTCAATACTTTTGCACTTGGTGTTGCACCCACCTCAGGTTGCGTGGTTGTACATCCACTCAGAAGCAAACCTGCCACAACAATACTTGCCCCAAAAATTCGTAACTTCATCTTCTCTCCTTTAAAAAGTTTGCATTTCACACATTAATGATGTTCTCTAAAGTCACTGACTGAGAGAATACTATCAAACACTTTGTAGACAATCATAATCACACCTAAAGAACCAACCACAATCAATACCTCACCTAAATGAGGAGCCACGTAATTAAATGATTTTTCTAAAGCATAAAAATCATATTTCTCGTAACCCAACCCAAAACGATTAGACATTGGATTCGCATTACCACCATAGACAAAGATATATCGTCCAACAAAACCACCTATGACCACACACACAGACGCAAGAAGGGTATAAAGTGATTTACCTGGTTTGAAAATAAAGAAAAACGGTAACGCCAATGTCAATAAGATATAACCCCCAAAGTAAATAGGTTTAAACGGTCCAAAAAGAATTAAAAAAGACCAATCTTTATCCACTGCCATATAACCAAAAACTTCATAAAGCGCTAAGATGGATACGAAAAACAACATTGCTTTTCTAATTAAATCCATTAATTCATTATATTCTTCTTTATTTTTGTGGACTAAGTAACTATAAATACCCATTACACCCAAAGAAGAAACAAATGCTGAAATAATAAAATAAAACGTCAAAAATGGAAACTCTGTCCAGAGATGACGCGCGGTATTCATAGAAAACAACTTCGCTTGAATATAATACTCCACCAAATCCACGCCAATGCTTAAAACCAAAATAGGTAAAGCCAAACGTTTTGCCCACTCTCTTTTATTCGTCAAAAGTAAGTAAATTTCAAACAGAACAAAAGGAATATAGGTACAATAAAGCGGTAACATTAACCACATACCCGCACTTATATTTGGTGTCAAGACCATCCACAGCATATTGAGCATGTTCAAATCCGTTGCGATGGTAAAAAGTCCTGCAAACACCATAGACAAACCAACTGCCATAAATCCAGCCGCTGCTTTAGCAATCACATGAAAACCCATCAACTCAGCCAACGCAACAATAAAAATAACGCCACTTCCTGTGTAAATCATGTACATGTAATTCACGATAAACAGTGTCCATGGGATATTACGATTTACCTCTCCGACATCGCCAAATACGGCTAAACGCATTGCCTCTTTGAGCGCAGGGTCCGTTGGATTAAGACCTGAAGCATGAGCATTGGCGGCTGCACTAAAATACCTCACATCAAAAATCTCATAAATACCTACCATGGCAAGAAAAAGGAAAAAATATCCAATAATCATTGTCTTATTAAATAAGAGCTCATCTTTCGCACCTAAATCCCAGCAATTCTTGAGTTGCACTTCGTAGTGTAGCAATTATACTGGTAAAATCCTTATTGTTCTTTACAATCTCATCAATTTGTGCTATTTTGTCCATT carries:
- a CDS encoding polysulfide reductase, which codes for MLHYEVQLKNCWDLGAKDELLFNKTMIIGYFFLFLAMVGIYEIFDVRYFSAAANAHASGLNPTDPALKEAMRLAVFGDVGEVNRNIPWTLFIVNYMYMIYTGSGVIFIVALAELMGFHVIAKAAAGFMAVGLSMVFAGLFTIATDLNMLNMLWMVLTPNISAGMWLMLPLYCTYIPFVLFEIYLLLTNKREWAKRLALPILVLSIGVDLVEYYIQAKLFSMNTARHLWTEFPFLTFYFIISAFVSSLGVMGIYSYLVHKNKEEYNELMDLIRKAMLFFVSILALYEVFGYMAVDKDWSFLILFGPFKPIYFGGYILLTLALPFFFIFKPGKSLYTLLASVCVVIGGFVGRYIFVYGGNANPMSNRFGLGYEKYDFYALEKSFNYVAPHLGEVLIVVGSLGVIMIVYKVFDSILSVSDFREHH